One Chordicoccus furentiruminis DNA window includes the following coding sequences:
- a CDS encoding tyrosine-type recombinase/integrase, which yields MYEDIFTPIRNEAQKRNLKESTINAYCNSVDYFLRTINKDVSALTTDDVDAFLTEKRLSGLAPRTYNHYHSSIRFFYKRILKMNWDDEDIPRMKLDRSLPTVLSRDEIQSIIDHTPNLKHKAIIATMYSSGLRVSEVVHLHYDDISRANRTIHVRESKSRRDRYTILSDRNLDLLTEYWFKCGKPRDILFPSSWTGTYLDKNSINQYFKKSAERAGITKKVTSHCCRHSFASHLFEDGVDIKYIQALLGHVDPKSTEVYIHVSNKSLLGIRSPYDLHKGGEA from the coding sequence ATGTACGAAGATATTTTTACCCCGATCCGTAATGAAGCTCAAAAGCGGAACTTAAAAGAAAGTACTATCAACGCTTACTGCAATTCCGTAGACTACTTCCTGCGCACTATAAACAAAGATGTTTCTGCCCTCACAACAGATGACGTTGATGCATTCCTGACAGAAAAGCGGCTCAGCGGATTGGCGCCTCGGACTTATAATCATTATCATTCCTCAATCCGATTTTTCTATAAACGGATCCTGAAGATGAACTGGGACGATGAAGACATTCCCAGGATGAAGCTTGACCGCTCATTGCCTACTGTTCTTTCAAGGGATGAAATACAGAGCATTATTGATCATACGCCCAACCTTAAACACAAAGCGATTATTGCCACCATGTATTCTTCCGGCCTGAGAGTGTCTGAAGTCGTACATCTTCATTATGACGATATATCCCGAGCTAACAGAACCATTCATGTCCGCGAAAGCAAGAGCCGACGGGACCGATATACGATTCTTTCTGATCGCAACCTTGATTTACTGACCGAATACTGGTTTAAGTGTGGCAAGCCCAGAGACATTCTTTTCCCAAGCTCATGGACCGGAACTTATCTTGACAAGAACAGCATCAATCAGTATTTCAAGAAAAGTGCAGAAAGAGCCGGTATTACTAAAAAGGTCACCAGTCATTGCTGCCGCCACAGCTTTGCCAGTCATCTGTTTGAGGATGGTGTTGACATTAAATACATTCAGGCATTGCTTGGACATGTGGATCCAAAATCGACAGAAGTCTATATCCATGTCAGCAACAAGAGCCTTCTTGGGATCCGCAGCCCTTACGATCTGCATAAAGGCGGTGAAGCATGA
- a CDS encoding IS91 family transposase, translated as MSTECTIQDVFNRFYPDYVKTHELSAAQRKVAYHIRNCKTGAFGINISVCEDCGCISVHYNSCRDRCCPMCQEFPKEKWVDARREDVLDAPYFHVVFTVPEELNPVIYSNQKLLYDALYHASSDTLRELASDSKYLGADIGYICILHTWGSEMNFHPHIHAVVLGGGLDPKNQWKDTGEEFFLPIRVVSRLFRGKYLAELKHLWEDGKLEFHGSAECFKNHYAFKDLLDSCYKKEWIPYCKKPFDGAESVIKYLGKYTHRIAISNYRIKSMTDSTVTFTAKDYKNQGQWKEVTITGEEFMRRFLMHVPPKRFVRIRHYGLLSSRNKNRKITLCRNLLGGKKYLSRLKNLDGPAIIRLLYNKDVCKCSSCGGRIIPIGADPSLFRPEPHLLC; from the coding sequence ATGAGTACTGAATGTACAATCCAGGATGTCTTTAACCGTTTTTACCCTGATTACGTGAAAACACATGAACTCTCTGCGGCTCAACGAAAAGTGGCTTATCATATCAGGAACTGTAAAACCGGTGCATTCGGTATCAATATCAGTGTCTGCGAAGACTGCGGCTGCATTTCGGTCCACTACAATTCCTGCCGTGACCGATGCTGTCCCATGTGCCAGGAGTTCCCAAAGGAAAAGTGGGTGGATGCCCGTCGGGAAGATGTACTGGATGCGCCATACTTCCATGTGGTCTTCACTGTCCCGGAGGAGTTGAATCCTGTCATCTACAGCAACCAGAAACTCCTGTATGATGCCCTTTATCATGCTTCATCCGATACACTGCGGGAACTGGCTTCCGACAGCAAATATCTTGGTGCTGACATTGGTTATATTTGCATCCTCCATACATGGGGGAGTGAGATGAACTTCCATCCGCATATCCATGCCGTTGTGCTGGGCGGCGGTCTCGACCCCAAAAACCAGTGGAAAGATACCGGAGAAGAGTTCTTCCTTCCCATCCGGGTTGTTTCACGCCTATTCCGCGGCAAGTATCTTGCGGAGCTGAAACACCTTTGGGAAGACGGAAAGCTTGAATTCCACGGCAGCGCAGAGTGCTTCAAAAACCACTATGCGTTCAAGGATCTGCTGGACTCCTGTTATAAAAAAGAGTGGATCCCTTACTGCAAGAAACCGTTTGATGGCGCTGAGTCCGTTATCAAATATCTCGGGAAGTATACCCACCGGATCGCGATCAGCAACTATCGTATTAAAAGCATGACGGACAGCACTGTCACCTTTACTGCAAAAGATTACAAAAACCAGGGACAATGGAAAGAAGTCACCATCACCGGTGAAGAATTCATGCGCCGGTTTCTGATGCATGTCCCGCCCAAAAGGTTCGTACGGATCAGGCACTATGGACTTCTTTCTTCACGGAACAAAAACCGGAAGATTACTCTTTGCCGGAATCTTCTTGGTGGTAAAAAATATCTGTCCCGATTGAAGAATCTGGATGGACCGGCAATCATCCGCCTTCTCTATAACAAGGATGTCTGTAAATGCTCGTCCTGTGGCGGAAGGATCATTCCGATAGGTGCTGATCCATCTTTGTTCCGGCCAGAGCCACATCTGCTCTGTTGA
- a CDS encoding transposase, with translation MAESMRKYMELSPSIKRMDSMMIESNIRKMGRLELLYTCISNLVKELHRDGKVELLEGLEHYADPNDRNRVIYHDQDIPQAERLQKVIDDAASLLPKCAEDYADSEDYQLLERAIQEQTKKDDDGHIVPKGKGDGMDSSSLQNPADPDATYRMKAGKAHRGYSANITETVDANGSLVTDYQYDSNTRSDVDYLRETIENAEPSEETTALIADGAYASEELAAQAAEKNIGLLTTGLRGRKPREILTLFKLSEDGQTVAECPEGHAPRSSSYIRQTNSIRAAFPRCCCENCPHRKECNVKIKTRTAVLIISLGALAHTEEAIRRKDDETVKLIGRIRNGVETVPSVLRRKYRVDSMPVRGRLKTKVFFSLKMFALNFTKLLLHERGLEKCRAL, from the coding sequence ATGGCGGAAAGCATGCGGAAATACATGGAACTATCTCCTTCCATCAAACGGATGGACAGCATGATGATCGAGTCCAACATCCGGAAGATGGGCCGCCTGGAACTACTGTATACCTGCATTTCCAACCTTGTAAAAGAACTGCACCGGGACGGCAAGGTCGAATTGCTCGAAGGCCTGGAGCACTACGCGGATCCGAATGACAGAAATCGCGTTATATATCATGATCAGGACATCCCGCAGGCGGAACGGCTGCAGAAGGTCATCGATGACGCCGCGTCTCTGCTTCCGAAATGTGCCGAGGATTATGCGGACTCCGAAGACTATCAGCTTTTGGAGCGGGCGATCCAGGAGCAGACGAAAAAGGACGATGACGGCCATATCGTTCCCAAAGGGAAAGGAGATGGCATGGATTCCTCTTCCCTGCAGAACCCTGCAGATCCTGATGCTACCTACCGGATGAAGGCAGGAAAAGCACATCGCGGCTATTCGGCAAACATCACAGAGACTGTTGATGCGAACGGCTCCCTTGTGACGGATTACCAATACGATAGCAACACACGAAGTGATGTGGATTATCTCAGGGAGACCATCGAAAACGCGGAGCCTTCCGAAGAGACGACGGCACTCATTGCAGATGGCGCGTATGCCAGTGAGGAGCTGGCTGCTCAGGCGGCCGAGAAAAACATCGGGCTGCTCACCACCGGCCTTCGTGGCAGAAAGCCGCGGGAAATCCTGACACTGTTCAAACTTTCCGAAGATGGGCAAACAGTCGCTGAATGTCCTGAAGGGCATGCGCCAAGGAGCAGTTCCTATATCCGGCAGACCAATTCAATCCGCGCAGCCTTTCCACGCTGCTGTTGTGAAAACTGCCCCCATCGTAAAGAATGCAACGTAAAGATCAAAACACGTACAGCAGTGCTCATCATTTCCCTTGGTGCGCTGGCTCATACAGAAGAAGCCATCCGCCGAAAAGATGACGAGACCGTGAAGTTGATTGGGCGAATCCGGAACGGTGTTGAGACCGTACCCTCTGTTCTGAGAAGAAAATATCGGGTAGACAGCATGCCCGTCAGAGGCAGACTGAAGACAAAAGTGTTCTTCAGTCTTAAGATGTTTGCCCTTAACTTTACAAAATTGCTGCTCCACGAGAGAGGGCTCGAAAAATGCAGGGCGTTGTAG
- a CDS encoding DNA-processing protein DprA, whose product MDKYGISLIIKENEAYPKRFAGIADIPVLLYVKGNLRINEYSGSVGIVGARMCSREGRERAIHLGRQAAIGHRAVISGMAKGIDAYAHTAALKENGYTIAVMGTGPEVCYPPEHRALYDTIAESGCIVSEYAPGTKPAKYLFPRRNRIIAALSDELYVIDAGRNSGTRSTVAFCERYGRRVRALPEINQSEEKR is encoded by the coding sequence ATCGACAAATATGGGATCAGTCTGATCATAAAAGAAAATGAAGCATATCCGAAACGTTTTGCCGGGATCGCTGACATACCGGTTCTTTTGTATGTAAAAGGAAATCTGAGGATTAATGAGTATTCCGGATCTGTAGGCATTGTAGGGGCGAGAATGTGCTCGAGGGAAGGCCGGGAGCGGGCCATTCACCTTGGCCGTCAGGCGGCAATTGGTCATCGCGCGGTTATAAGCGGTATGGCGAAGGGGATTGATGCTTATGCACATACGGCTGCGCTGAAGGAGAACGGATATACCATAGCCGTGATGGGAACCGGTCCGGAGGTCTGCTATCCGCCGGAGCACAGGGCACTCTATGATACGATAGCTGAGAGTGGTTGTATTGTATCGGAATATGCGCCGGGGACAAAGCCGGCAAAGTATCTGTTTCCGAGACGAAATCGGATTATAGCGGCGCTTTCGGACGAGCTGTACGTGATAGATGCGGGGCGGAACAGCGGGACGAGGAGTACGGTGGCGTTTTGTGAGAGGTATGGGAGACGGGTGAGGGCTCTGCCGGAAATCAATCAATCTGAGGAGAAACGTTGA
- a CDS encoding transposase — protein MSIPESIKSRRPTQFGAVEIRFIGGHYYTYLVSSKWDAAKGRPQKVTGKSIGKITEADGFIPNTNGLRLMQEMRLMPDVAPSVKNYGAYEVLQQLTPDLSDSLRKYFPDSFREIRTLSLIRLVDKISSAKMIQPLFLDSYMSDICGDISISEGSVRKFIAGLGSKQDRIDAFMKSQVMPGTTLLFDGTSIFTKSADSLAAKGYNPDHSLDPQARLLYVFEKDSHKPVFYRVVQGSIVDKSAFMDTVNAAGCSDCIIIADKGFYSKPNVSALLNAGMRYILPLQENTVNVEPEFYQNPSDGKWDNVFSYNKRAVWCRKRRSGNRGNFIYTFRDDSRRAELVGHFVERAEKDYGEEERRPKDVVNEVRMGYFSFCSNLDVEPREIYLDYKERWDIEQCFDYLKNSVSTNASHAHTDDYFRGWAFLNHVSLLYYYGLLNAVRNTKLDDRYSAEDVLKLTKNIYRVDTGDKEGIRISAIQKKTQAILDTLGVDLLRKK, from the coding sequence ATGAGCATTCCTGAATCAATCAAGAGCAGACGGCCGACCCAGTTCGGAGCAGTCGAGATCCGCTTTATCGGCGGGCATTATTACACTTACCTGGTTTCTTCCAAGTGGGATGCCGCCAAGGGCAGGCCTCAGAAGGTCACAGGAAAGAGCATCGGCAAGATCACCGAGGCGGACGGCTTCATACCGAACACCAATGGTCTCCGTCTCATGCAGGAAATGCGGCTTATGCCGGATGTCGCTCCGTCCGTAAAGAATTATGGCGCGTACGAAGTCCTGCAGCAGCTGACGCCGGATCTCAGCGACAGCCTCCGGAAATACTTTCCTGATTCATTCCGTGAGATCCGTACGCTCTCCCTGATTCGCCTTGTGGACAAGATCTCGTCCGCAAAGATGATCCAGCCGCTGTTCCTTGATTCCTACATGAGCGACATCTGCGGGGACATCTCGATATCGGAAGGCTCCGTCCGGAAGTTCATTGCCGGTCTTGGTTCGAAACAGGACAGAATCGACGCGTTCATGAAATCCCAGGTTATGCCGGGAACAACGCTCCTTTTCGACGGGACTTCCATCTTCACAAAGTCTGCCGATTCGCTCGCGGCGAAAGGGTATAACCCGGATCATAGTCTCGACCCTCAGGCGCGCCTTCTGTATGTCTTCGAAAAGGATTCCCACAAGCCTGTGTTCTACCGCGTCGTGCAGGGATCCATCGTCGATAAGAGTGCTTTCATGGATACCGTTAACGCTGCTGGGTGCAGTGACTGCATCATCATTGCGGACAAAGGCTTCTACTCCAAGCCGAACGTGTCTGCCCTTCTGAATGCGGGCATGCGTTACATTCTTCCACTACAGGAAAACACCGTTAATGTCGAGCCGGAGTTCTACCAGAATCCAAGCGACGGTAAGTGGGACAATGTCTTTTCTTACAACAAACGCGCCGTCTGGTGCCGGAAGCGCAGGAGCGGGAATCGCGGTAACTTCATCTACACGTTTCGCGATGATTCCAGACGGGCGGAACTGGTCGGTCACTTCGTGGAGCGGGCAGAGAAAGATTATGGCGAAGAAGAACGTCGGCCGAAGGACGTCGTGAATGAAGTACGCATGGGCTATTTCTCCTTCTGTAGCAACCTCGATGTCGAGCCGAGGGAGATTTATCTCGACTATAAGGAACGCTGGGACATCGAACAGTGCTTCGACTACCTGAAAAACAGCGTATCAACAAATGCATCCCATGCCCATACGGATGATTACTTCCGAGGCTGGGCGTTCCTGAACCATGTCAGCCTGCTCTATTACTACGGCCTTCTGAACGCGGTCAGGAACACGAAACTGGACGACAGGTATTCCGCGGAGGATGTACTGAAACTGACGAAGAATATCTACCGTGTCGACACCGGCGACAAAGAGGGAATCCGGATCTCCGCAATCCAGAAAAAGACTCAAGCAATCCTGGATACACTCGGAGTCGATCTATTACGTAAAAAATGA
- a CDS encoding YifB family Mg chelatase-like AAA ATPase, with amino-acid sequence MATVVKSMATAGVDGFMVEIEVSTLKGQQQMLSVIGLPDQAIKEAGERIQAAIETCGYDIPKDKVIISLAPGNKKKRGSHFDLGMTIALLFQTDQIAPKNLADYAFIGELALDGRIRPCNGVLSMVTEAKKCGVKAVVVPFDNREEASSVSGIRICPVKTLPDTVRFLAGKLDLYKETASEDQIMRTDQSASAGSLAERHGLDFSDVRGQDDLIEAIVLGAAGGHNILMIGEPGCGKTMIAQRIPTILPEMSEKESLEVTKIHSISGLLEAGDGLIRERPFRAPHHNVSLNALIGGGSYAQPGEVSLAHNGVLFLDEIAEFSRGTLDALRQPMEDKRVTISRVNGTNSYPANFMLVAAMNPCPCGYYPSKRCRCSDYEILHYRSKISGPILERIDIQKSVVHVDYFELSEKRSSCSSKELREKVERARKIQQERFRNDKEVSCNAQMTSSMIQKYCKLDAECTEILKTASEKYGYSARVIHKLLRLARTSADIDGAEMIRREDIIRVLHCRDLDVSSSQMYAIT; translated from the coding sequence ATGGCGACTGTAGTGAAGAGCATGGCAACCGCAGGAGTAGACGGCTTTATGGTGGAGATCGAGGTCTCTACGCTTAAGGGTCAGCAGCAGATGTTATCGGTGATCGGTCTTCCGGACCAGGCGATCAAAGAGGCCGGCGAGCGCATTCAGGCTGCCATTGAAACCTGTGGTTATGATATTCCAAAAGATAAAGTGATTATCAGCCTGGCACCGGGCAACAAAAAGAAAAGAGGTTCGCACTTTGATCTGGGAATGACCATAGCGCTGCTCTTTCAGACGGACCAGATAGCCCCGAAGAATCTGGCAGATTATGCCTTTATCGGAGAGCTGGCACTTGACGGGAGAATCCGTCCCTGCAATGGCGTGCTGTCTATGGTTACAGAAGCAAAGAAATGTGGTGTGAAGGCAGTGGTTGTGCCATTTGATAACAGGGAGGAGGCTTCATCCGTTTCGGGAATCCGGATCTGCCCTGTCAAAACGCTTCCGGACACAGTGCGGTTTCTTGCGGGAAAGCTGGATTTATACAAAGAAACAGCATCAGAGGATCAGATCATGAGAACAGATCAGTCTGCATCTGCAGGCTCTCTGGCGGAAAGGCATGGACTGGACTTCTCGGATGTCAGAGGGCAGGATGATCTGATCGAAGCGATTGTCCTCGGTGCGGCGGGCGGCCACAACATCCTGATGATTGGGGAACCGGGATGCGGGAAGACGATGATTGCACAACGCATACCAACCATTCTTCCGGAAATGTCCGAGAAGGAGTCGCTGGAAGTGACGAAAATCCATAGTATTTCCGGCCTTCTGGAAGCTGGTGACGGTCTCATCCGGGAACGTCCGTTTCGTGCACCGCATCACAATGTGTCACTCAATGCCCTGATTGGCGGCGGCAGTTATGCGCAGCCCGGGGAGGTCTCACTGGCGCATAACGGGGTGTTGTTTCTGGATGAAATTGCTGAATTCTCCAGGGGAACCCTGGATGCCCTGCGCCAACCCATGGAGGATAAACGTGTAACGATCTCACGAGTGAATGGGACAAATTCCTATCCGGCGAATTTCATGCTTGTAGCTGCAATGAATCCATGCCCCTGCGGGTATTATCCATCGAAACGGTGCAGGTGCTCTGACTATGAAATCCTGCATTATCGGAGCAAGATATCCGGACCGATTCTGGAACGAATCGATATTCAGAAGAGTGTTGTCCATGTGGACTATTTTGAGCTGAGCGAAAAGAGGAGCTCCTGTTCCTCGAAGGAACTGAGGGAAAAAGTGGAACGTGCAAGAAAGATTCAGCAGGAGCGCTTTCGGAATGACAAAGAGGTCAGCTGCAATGCTCAGATGACGAGTTCGATGATTCAGAAATACTGTAAACTGGACGCGGAATGTACGGAAATCCTGAAAACCGCAAGTGAAAAATACGGCTACAGTGCAAGGGTAATTCATAAGCTGCTGAGACTGGCAAGAACTTCTGCAGATATTGACGGAGCAGAGATGATCCGCAGGGAGGATATCATCCGCGTGCTCCACTGCCGGGATCTGGATGTGTCGAGCAGCCAGATGTATGCGATCACATGA
- a CDS encoding transposase, whose product MARKKRQWYPGATYHVMSRGNRRNAIFKEKYDYVTFLEYIELVQGLFPFKLHSVCLMTNHFHMLIETANDEIWKIMQKLLSLYASEFNHRYSYSGHLFEGRYTACTIEDARYFLEVSRYIHLNPVKARMVREPLTYAYSSYGLFVNCEKDKGGTVDKLLRDLVDTSRVLASFHNNPREQYRMFVEGKISHAEQEMLIQKDMKEDEMWLPW is encoded by the coding sequence TTGGCACGAAAGAAAAGACAGTGGTATCCAGGAGCAACTTATCATGTGATGAGCCGGGGGAACAGGAGAAATGCTATTTTTAAGGAAAAGTATGATTATGTGACGTTTTTGGAATATATAGAACTGGTACAAGGCCTTTTCCCGTTCAAGCTGCACAGTGTGTGCCTGATGACAAACCATTTTCACATGCTGATTGAAACAGCCAATGACGAGATCTGGAAAATTATGCAGAAACTGTTGAGCCTTTATGCATCGGAGTTCAATCATCGGTATTCATATAGTGGCCACTTATTCGAGGGAAGGTATACGGCTTGCACAATTGAGGATGCCAGATATTTTCTTGAAGTCAGCAGGTACATTCATTTAAATCCGGTAAAGGCAAGGATGGTAAGGGAGCCCCTGACCTATGCTTACAGCAGTTACGGATTGTTTGTCAATTGTGAAAAGGATAAAGGGGGAACAGTTGATAAATTGCTAAGGGATCTGGTAGATACGTCACGAGTGTTGGCTTCTTTTCACAATAATCCGAGAGAGCAGTATCGCATGTTTGTAGAGGGGAAAATTTCGCATGCGGAACAGGAGATGCTGATTCAAAAGGATATGAAGGAAGATGAGATGTGGCTTCCGTGGTAA
- a CDS encoding helix-turn-helix domain-containing protein codes for MLIRDRIFQKLEESQMTQKEFSQKTGIPESTISDWRKKRTNPTAEKIMIICRTLDVTPEWLLSGIEAQGTRGNPQKWHVVDAETDSGRLLTSYNSLDARLQQRLLGYAEALSEQFKVEEQK; via the coding sequence ATGTTGATCAGAGACAGGATCTTTCAAAAACTTGAAGAGTCGCAGATGACGCAGAAAGAGTTTTCCCAAAAAACCGGAATACCGGAATCAACAATCAGTGACTGGAGAAAGAAAAGAACTAATCCGACAGCTGAAAAGATCATGATTATATGCCGAACACTGGATGTGACCCCGGAATGGCTGTTATCTGGAATAGAGGCTCAGGGAACTAGGGGCAACCCTCAAAAATGGCATGTCGTTGATGCGGAGACGGACAGCGGAAGATTACTTACATCTTATAATTCGCTGGATGCGAGACTGCAGCAGAGACTTTTGGGATATGCGGAAGCTTTAAGCGAACAGTTCAAGGTAGAAGAGCAGAAATAA
- a CDS encoding TIGR02452 family protein: protein MDRRQRLIDVFEDTQRFYTQNPQLSKAVQTARTSTKLYEAEDYPDIPNDAVTNGSIIVTKHKSFEAAMKIHAEHPEWKIAVLNFASATNPGGGVRTGSSAQEESLCRCSTLYPTLTQNWLWQSYYQKNRDAHDNLHTDACIYSPGVVICKTDEAWPERMEEKNWVTVDVISCAAPNLRRRPSNAYNSDYGAPATISSEDLYKLHLKRAKHILHIVAACRANIERT from the coding sequence ATGGACAGGCGGCAACGGCTTATTGATGTATTTGAGGATACACAGCGTTTCTATACGCAGAATCCACAGCTTTCAAAAGCAGTACAGACAGCAAGAACTTCCACAAAACTTTATGAAGCGGAAGATTATCCGGATATTCCTAATGATGCAGTGACAAATGGATCAATAATCGTCACGAAGCATAAGTCCTTTGAGGCAGCAATGAAGATTCATGCAGAGCATCCTGAATGGAAGATTGCAGTCCTGAATTTTGCTTCAGCCACAAATCCGGGCGGTGGTGTGAGAACCGGTAGTTCGGCTCAGGAGGAGAGCCTTTGCCGGTGTTCAACCTTGTATCCTACACTGACACAGAATTGGCTATGGCAGAGTTATTATCAGAAAAACCGAGATGCGCATGATAATCTTCACACGGATGCCTGCATCTATTCTCCGGGCGTGGTGATCTGTAAGACCGACGAAGCATGGCCAGAACGGATGGAGGAAAAGAACTGGGTAACAGTAGATGTGATTAGCTGCGCAGCCCCTAATCTTCGGCGCAGGCCCTCCAATGCATACAACTCCGATTACGGCGCACCGGCAACAATATCCTCGGAGGATTTGTATAAACTGCATCTGAAACGGGCGAAGCACATCCTGCATATTGTGGCAGCGTGTAGAGCGAACATAGAGCGAACATAG
- a CDS encoding metallophosphoesterase produces the protein MQEFEHIYLTGDTHADFRDLITQSIRHSITDRDLLIILGDVGINYFGDWRDQRDKDELAMIPATILCIHGNHELRPTSPEVAELYHPIQWMGDIAYVEDIYPRFIMAEDGARYHINGRDFLAIGGAYSVDKPYRLQMGYHWFSDEQLTAAEMDVIRQKVLDHGNREDIILAHTCPYDQRPVECFLPGINQSGVDNTMEHFLQEIVDAAEYNAFYCGHWHTEKQNSKLRILFHDVMMLA, from the coding sequence ATGCAGGAGTTTGAACATATTTATCTGACTGGCGATACGCATGCAGATTTCAGAGACCTGATCACCCAATCAATACGACACAGCATTACTGACCGTGATCTCCTTATAATCCTCGGCGACGTTGGAATCAATTATTTTGGTGACTGGAGAGATCAGCGGGATAAAGATGAACTGGCGATGATCCCGGCCACGATCCTTTGTATCCATGGAAATCATGAACTGCGGCCTACAAGCCCGGAGGTGGCGGAATTATATCATCCAATCCAGTGGATGGGCGATATTGCCTATGTGGAAGACATCTATCCTCGTTTCATTATGGCAGAGGACGGAGCGCGGTATCATATCAACGGGCGAGATTTCCTTGCCATAGGTGGCGCGTACTCCGTGGACAAGCCATATCGGCTGCAGATGGGTTATCACTGGTTTTCGGACGAACAACTGACGGCGGCGGAGATGGATGTGATTCGACAGAAAGTGCTTGACCACGGCAACCGCGAAGATATCATTCTGGCACATACTTGCCCATATGATCAGCGTCCAGTGGAGTGCTTCCTGCCAGGCATAAATCAAAGTGGTGTGGATAATACGATGGAACACTTTCTGCAGGAAATCGTAGATGCAGCCGAATACAATGCGTTCTACTGCGGACACTGGCACACGGAGAAACAAAACAGCAAGTTACGAATCTTATTTCATGATGTGATGATGTTGGCATAA